One genomic region from Flavobacteriales bacterium encodes:
- a CDS encoding serine hydroxymethyltransferase: MQKDTVIFDLIQEELKRQLEGLELIASENYVSSQVMQAMGSCLTNKYAEGLPHKRYYGGCEVVDQVEDIAIDRLKELFGAEWANVQPHSGAQANAAVMLATLKPGDHILGFDLSHGGHLTHGSPVNFSGKLYKPFFYGVEKETGQINYDKVEETAKKEQPKLIICGASAYCRDWDYARLRKIADEVGALLLADISHPAGLIAAGLLNDPMPHCHIVTSTTHKTLRGPRGGVIMMGNDFDNPYGLTTPKGAIRKMSSLLDSAVFPGTQGGPLEHVIAAKAVAFGEALKDDYKTYCKQVITNAQAMAAAFVEKGYEVISGGTDNHLMLIDLRSKNVTGKEAENALVQAEITVNKNMVPFDDKSPFVTSGIRIGASAITTRGFGVKEALEVVELVDEVVTHHTDEKVIRNVAEKVKSLTRNYPLFAAEGKVSAV; this comes from the coding sequence ATGCAAAAAGACACGGTTATTTTTGATCTGATCCAGGAAGAGCTGAAACGACAACTCGAGGGTCTTGAGCTTATCGCTTCTGAAAACTATGTAAGCAGTCAGGTCATGCAGGCCATGGGTTCGTGTTTAACCAACAAATACGCCGAGGGACTTCCTCATAAGCGTTACTACGGTGGATGTGAGGTTGTGGATCAGGTTGAAGACATTGCGATTGACCGTCTAAAAGAACTGTTCGGTGCAGAGTGGGCGAACGTGCAGCCCCACTCCGGCGCACAAGCCAATGCTGCCGTGATGCTGGCTACATTAAAACCCGGAGACCATATTCTTGGATTTGATCTGTCCCATGGCGGACACCTGACCCATGGCTCTCCGGTGAATTTCTCTGGTAAATTATACAAGCCTTTCTTTTATGGCGTGGAAAAGGAGACCGGTCAGATCAATTATGACAAGGTAGAAGAAACAGCAAAAAAAGAACAACCCAAACTCATCATCTGTGGCGCCTCGGCCTATTGCCGTGACTGGGACTATGCCCGGCTGAGAAAGATCGCTGACGAAGTAGGTGCGTTGCTGCTTGCGGATATTTCTCATCCTGCCGGTTTGATTGCAGCCGGACTGCTCAATGATCCGATGCCACATTGCCACATTGTAACATCCACCACACACAAAACCCTTCGCGGACCAAGAGGTGGTGTGATCATGATGGGAAATGATTTCGACAATCCTTACGGTCTTACCACTCCCAAAGGCGCCATTAGAAAAATGTCTAGCTTGCTGGATTCAGCTGTATTCCCGGGTACACAAGGTGGACCACTGGAGCATGTGATTGCTGCCAAAGCGGTTGCATTCGGAGAAGCACTTAAGGATGATTACAAGACCTATTGCAAACAGGTGATCACCAATGCCCAGGCAATGGCTGCAGCCTTTGTTGAAAAAGGATATGAGGTGATCTCAGGTGGTACTGATAACCATTTGATGCTGATCGACCTTCGTTCGAAAAATGTAACCGGTAAGGAAGCTGAAAATGCACTGGTGCAAGCGGAGATCACCGTGAATAAGAACATGGTTCCGTTTGATGACAAATCTCCTTTCGTTACTTCCGGCATACGGATCGGTGCATCCGCCATCACCACCCGTGGCTTTGGTGTCAAAGAAGCATTGGAAGTGGTAGAGTTGGTAGACGAAGTGGTCACACACCACACAGACGAAAAGGTGATCCGGAATGTAGCGGAAAAGGTGAAATCTCTCACCAGGAATTATCCACTGTTCGCTGCAGAAGGTAAAGTCAGCGCTGTTTAG
- a CDS encoding NUDIX domain-containing protein yields MSASGTFNIRVYGLLRNDRDEILVTDEYRSKLGMTKFPGGGLQFGEGTREALIREFMEEMSREITVVEHYYTTDFFQVSAFRPDDQVISIYYWVEMSDAHSIPAVAEVPDFSSLSADHQVFRWVSRSKLSETDFTFPIDRMIASRLEEGWNLPR; encoded by the coding sequence ATGTCGGCCAGCGGAACCTTCAATATCCGTGTTTACGGCCTGTTGCGCAATGACAGAGATGAAATCCTGGTGACTGATGAGTACCGTTCAAAACTGGGAATGACAAAATTTCCCGGTGGAGGACTACAGTTCGGTGAAGGCACCAGGGAGGCGTTGATCCGGGAGTTTATGGAAGAAATGTCCCGGGAAATAACAGTGGTCGAGCACTACTACACCACAGACTTCTTTCAGGTATCTGCATTCAGACCGGATGATCAGGTGATCAGCATTTATTATTGGGTTGAAATGTCCGATGCACATAGTATTCCTGCGGTGGCGGAAGTTCCGGATTTCAGCAGCCTGTCTGCCGACCATCAGGTATTTCGCTGGGTAAGCCGCAGCAAACTTTCCGAAACGGATTTTACCTTTCCGATCGACCGTATGATTGCGTCACGACTTGAGGAGGGGTGGAACCTGCCTCGCTGA
- a CDS encoding TerB family tellurite resistance protein: MTNYAKWLWGGLGWAFMGPIGGIIGFAIGSLQDMAGTENKPYHGRTQAGDFGAALLVLAGAVMKADGKILKSELNYVRDFFSHQFGSEHANERMLLFREILKQDIHVKEVCDQIRDNMTHPSRLQLLHFLFGVSGADGHIDSSEVNTIHSIAGWLGISQKDFESIKAMFVKDSSAAYKILEVDENATPEEVKKAYRRMAVKYHPDKVAHLGEDFRKAANEKFQKVNEAYETVKKQKGFS; the protein is encoded by the coding sequence ATGACCAATTACGCTAAATGGCTTTGGGGAGGCCTGGGATGGGCATTTATGGGACCCATTGGCGGAATCATCGGTTTTGCGATCGGTAGTTTGCAGGATATGGCCGGCACCGAAAACAAACCCTACCATGGGCGCACCCAGGCAGGAGATTTTGGTGCCGCGTTGCTTGTACTTGCCGGTGCCGTGATGAAGGCAGATGGAAAAATCCTCAAGTCGGAACTGAACTATGTAAGGGATTTCTTTTCACACCAGTTTGGCAGCGAACATGCCAATGAAAGGATGTTGTTGTTTCGGGAGATACTGAAACAGGATATTCATGTGAAGGAGGTATGTGATCAGATTCGTGACAACATGACCCACCCCAGCAGGCTCCAGTTGCTTCACTTTCTTTTTGGTGTGTCAGGCGCCGACGGACATATCGATTCTTCTGAGGTTAATACCATTCATTCAATAGCCGGTTGGCTGGGAATTAGCCAAAAGGATTTTGAATCGATCAAGGCGATGTTTGTGAAGGACAGCAGCGCTGCATACAAGATATTGGAGGTGGATGAAAACGCTACGCCGGAAGAAGTCAAGAAGGCTTATCGCCGCATGGCTGTGAAATATCACCCTGATAAGGTGGCGCACCTTGGTGAAGACTTCCGTAAGGCAGCCAATGAGAAATTTCAGAAAGTGAATGAGGCCTACGAGACCGTCAAGAAGCAAAAAGGGTTTTCCTGA